The segment ATTAAAGAGAGAATAAAGCATAGTAATGGAACGGAAAGGGCGAGACGCTGAACAAAtaaccaaaatcaaaaccaaattGGGAAGCAAATAAAGctccccttccccttcccaTTCGAATCCCTACCTCCATACCATCTCCATCCATTCCCTTCCACTGCCTCACCCATGGATGAACAATTTCAATTGGAAGAACATCTCTCCACCAAATGGATTATGGAATTGAAGACCAAAGTTGTTCATATTAAGATCGCAGCCTCAGATCTCAAGGCTACATGATTTCTCATCCATTTATCCCTTCTTATCCCATTCAACCACGCCGCCAAATTCTCCAATCTTTTCTTGCCCTTCGATTTGCATCACAGGGTGGCGCTGGCTCTGGCGCCGATGTGCTTCTACTGTACCCGACCCGACTGTGaagcaatatatatatttttccgCTTTTGGAAAATCAGGACCATGTCTCTGTTTGACCAATGATCATGGACCAAGACCGAGGACACGGAGCTAAGGTTAGGGTTTTGATCGAGAAGGCTACCAACTCCACTGATTCGGAAGTTCATCCTCGCCTCCTCAAGGCCATCAAATCGGTTGTTCGGTCTTCCGACTCTGAGCTCCGAGTCGCCGCCCTAACTCTTATGGACCTTATGAAGCGCGACCATTCTCAGGTTTCTTGtctaatctttttctttcaaatttcagTTTCGATTTTATGTTCTTGAGTTCAGTTCGTCGATTCCGACTTGTTTTATGGTATAAGCGTTCATTATTTGTGATTTAACCTGAAGTTTGTATTTCATCGTTTCGGAACTTTCTTTGCCTTGGAGTTGGATTGAAGTTTAGCTTAATTGACCCATTTATCTTATGCAAAGACTGATAAATCTCCTTCAAACAAAAGGGTTTCTTCTCTATTCTCTTAGGAATAGGCTTAGTTGCTGCAGTCGATAGTTCATAACAGTGCTTGGATTGACAGCCTGCATCTTTTCCATGGAATAATGTGCTCTGAGAAAATTGTGAGCACTGTAGGTCTAATTGAgtgaagaattaaattttgatgttCTGGCCACCCAACTTGTAAATTGTGATGCATCATTTTGTACTGCCTCTCTGCGGTTCTTCTTTAACTTAACACATGttgtaaaattatttcttgacCGTGACTGCGAAGCATATGCTTTTATCTAAATATGCTTGTTGTATATACTTTTTCAATGTGGAAAGATGCTTTTGTTTAGTTTGTGGCTTAAATCTCAGTTATAGGTTGGACTTGTTCATCAGGATAAGGTCATAATGAGGAGTTTAGTAATGTTTAAGACATCAGAAATATTAGAGGCTATTAGGCATATTTCCTCACTCTTTAGCATAAAGCGATAACTCTTGCTTTATTGTTTCGCTCTCTTGTTGACTGGGCTGGTAATGGAACTTCGGAATGATAGAAGTGGTAATCACATCTTTAGTTTGTCGTATTTGAGGATATCGTTGTTATTTATCTTGATATGTCTTCTTTTTATAGTAgtataagaaaaattaaagaactcAGAATGAACCAAATGTCCTCTTGGATACTGTTGTCTTAATGTTTCATCTTTTTGAGCTGTTGCAAATCTTTGTGAAGAGAATAGGCACAGGGAGTAGCCTGTCGGCAATGATGGANTTTCAGTAACTTGTGGCCGACGCCTATGTGCATTTGTGCCTTCTGATAATTGATGAACTTTTCATGAGATCAAAGCTTTTTAGATCCCTTGTTGTCGAGAACTTGGATCAACTGTTGACATTAAGTGTTGGATTCAGAAGAAATGTACCACTTCCTGCACCAGCAGCTGTTGCATCTATATTACGTTCAAAGGCAATCGAGTTTTTGGAGAAGTGGAACGATTCTTTTGGTATTTACCACAGACAGCTTAGATTAGGTTATGACTACCTAAGGAACATTCTTCGATTCAAGTTTCCAAATATACAGGCAAATGCAGCGCGGCGTCAGCAAGAGAgaatgaaaagagaaagaaggtcAAAAGAGATACTTATTAGCAAGTTTGAAATGTTGAAAGGGAATTTTTCTTCTATCAAGGAAGAGATTCAATCGACTTTAGACGAGATCAAGGAGTGTTTGGATATTGTTCATTCTAAAGAGGATTCCAAAGCCATGATTCCCTTGGATGATGACATCACAGAAGACTTTCGACCTTCCGAGCTGAGACAGATTCGTCTTGATGCACTGAAAGAAGGGGAAATGGTTCATGagaataatgataataaagtGATTTTTGATGCATTAAGGGAGGTTTACAAGCTCATGTCAAAACATCTGGTTTCCATCAAAGAGTGGATTTCTGTTCTTGTTAGGGTTGACTCAACGGACACAAGATTCAGGGATTCAGCCTTAAGGGAGTTCATCGACATACGAAATAGTCTATGTGCAGTGAAGAAGAGATGTGAAGAATCGGGTTGTACTTTTACAGAGAGTGCAAACCATGACGACAAAGATGAAGATTTCTGGGAAGAAGGTCCGGTGGGCGCAACGGAGAATGGAGATTCTGTTGcatatgaaaggaaaaaagaagatgtTGCCATGAATGGAGGTTCCTTTACGtacgaaaggaaaaatgaagatCATGTTGTGGCGCCAACATCCAACGTGATTAAAAATGCAGGCACTGAAACCATTAGTGAGGCACATGTTGGCAAGGCGGTGCAAAATGGCGAAGTTGGTAGTAGTGATTCAGCCCCTTCCCTGAGGAATAAGCTCTTAGCTGATGCTCCAGTTATTGAATGGGGCTCTTTCTTAAATACGTGGGACTCGAAGATGGATAT is part of the Cucurbita pepo subsp. pepo cultivar mu-cu-16 chromosome LG12, ASM280686v2, whole genome shotgun sequence genome and harbors:
- the LOC111806883 gene encoding UV-stimulated scaffold protein A homolog produces the protein MIMDQDRGHGAKVRVLIEKATNSTDSEVHPRLLKAIKSVVRSSDSELRVAALTLMDLMKRDHSQVSYLCLLIIDELFMRSKLFRSLVVENLDQLLTLSVGFRRNVPLPAPAAVASILRSKAIEFLEKWNDSFGIYHRQLRLGYDYLRNILRFKFPNIQANAARRQQERMKRERRSKEILISKFEMLKGNFSSIKEEIQSTLDEIKECLDIVHSKEDSKAMIPLDDDITEDFRPSELRQIRLDALKEGEMVHENNDNKVIFDALREVYKLMSKHLVSIKEWISVLVRVDSTDTRFRDSALREFIDIRNSLCAVKKRCEESGCTFTESANHDDKDEDFWEEGPVGATENGDSVAYERKKEDVAMNGGSFTYERKNEDHVVAPTSNVIKNAGTETISEAHVGKAVQNGEVGSSDSAPSLRNKLLADAPVIEWGSFLNTWDSKMDILANQRGLELESHWGRVDYDATIPAEKIAELNVRASLYKEDQPEIQPCHAPLRKGGLCQRRDLRVCPFHGPIVPRDDEGRPFDTSSSLDETTPPNQEMGSVEKLVKQAVKNVRARDKEAAEKRERDKQALKRAKLAKIREHNEAVLRDAAVASTSRSSGLGECMETTGEMSGSAGKKKKTLASMLRKKTSTLTKDRISQRLLGIRSRDSTQRQLTLSQGANYGDAFPNQW